One Luteolibacter yonseiensis genomic window carries:
- a CDS encoding ECF-type sigma factor, with protein sequence MSGDHLPADRLMPLVYDELRRLAASRMMGEAAGHTLQPTALVHEAWLRLQNGNGGMWENKGHFFAAAARAMRCILVDRARRKSASKRQADERFPDPASDILPERDDHILRIHESLARLEKEDPEAAEIVLLKFFSGLGSKEIAGMTGSSVRSVERCWTLAKARLYQLIREDM encoded by the coding sequence ATGTCAGGGGATCATCTGCCGGCTGACCGGCTGATGCCTCTGGTCTATGACGAGCTGCGGCGCCTGGCCGCCTCCCGAATGATGGGGGAGGCCGCCGGCCATACGCTGCAACCGACGGCACTGGTCCATGAGGCCTGGCTCAGGTTGCAGAATGGCAACGGAGGCATGTGGGAGAACAAGGGACATTTCTTCGCCGCCGCCGCGCGTGCGATGAGGTGCATTCTCGTGGATCGCGCGCGGAGGAAATCGGCATCCAAGCGTCAGGCCGACGAACGGTTTCCCGATCCCGCTTCCGACATCCTGCCGGAACGGGATGATCACATCCTGCGGATTCATGAAAGTCTGGCGCGTTTGGAAAAGGAAGATCCGGAGGCGGCGGAGATCGTGCTGCTGAAGTTTTTCAGCGGTCTGGGCAGCAAGGAGATCGCCGGCATGACGGGCAGCAGCGTCCGCTCGGTGGAGAGATGTTGGACACTGGCGAAAGCCCGGCTTTACCAGCTCATCCGGGAGGACATGTGA
- a CDS encoding beta strand repeat-containing protein, whose translation MKLSRSSFILGTSIATMLVSYTGVHAAGIWDGTTGNFDVATNWDNDVVPGPINVDVSNNGTVIIDTNHTTNDILTGTVGTSTTSTWQQDAGVVTMGGGWFRMGTATNAGGTYNLNGGSLAARGQINIGEANGTAGATATLNIAGGTFTNTGSADRQNIVVGGRLNLANAGKGVLNISAGQLDNSSELWVGAGTGSQGVMNISGGTVNQAQWLAVGRSGGTGVLNMTGGTFNKAANAGSATIIGASGAGSGTLNQTGGLFNITAGETWIGETSTGVWNVSGGSANLGVLTLGQGGAGNGTLNMQNAASGLTGALANGGGTQTVTATTLRLGNNATATATVNLDGGVLAVNNVAKVAGTATFNFNGGTLRARTSSGAFMGGLNNAFVKAGGAIIDSNGNAITITQNLLTDAVSTGGGLTKNGTNVLILSGANTYTGDTTINAGTISFQRTQSLPGYTTGGGSGAGMTIAPGGGIAVGVGTTGSFTAADFDAIRANTSGKFNLPAGAHIGIDTTEATTANGNANNTFTYGSDITDTANGSLGFIKVGANTLAFSSSAHSYTGATVLSGGTLSVSSIANGGVNSGIGASSSASSNLVFSGGGLLHTGGATVSDRGFTIGLGGGTIDTANDLTFSGQVLSNSTGSFTKNGAGTLSLTNTTGTNTLAGGTGGNALGVVVNNGLLQLGGTTGAPLAQTNQINAELIVGSVNSASSPNAAVEINGGTTTVTSYVGVGRGNGTNNAATSLTLNNNAVLSSANFSIGYSNGVSGYTSSPTVNFNGSSSFSTGGVFRIGESANGVGGVSTVNINGTATVNLTGGSSLIAVGDGGAGVLNQAGGTLTVTNKVVVGNAGGTGTYNQTGGTLNANGNVTLAAGAGAANYNLKGGVLATTAVVKGAGAGAGNLNFDGGTLKAGAASATFVSGVTTNVLEGGAIIDSNGFGVTVTSNLVHGGVAGIDGGLTKQGTGILTLSGTNSYTGATLVSAGTLLVTGALSATTGVTVANSAILAGTATSIAGSSIVNSGGSINPGNGGVGAISFENLDLQGIFNAEITGNGTNDRINTSGVLNLGNSSLINILLSYSPLAGDSFDLANFGSFTGDSTPQFSFSQPLGGGLTWDTSQFTTTGVLTVIPEPSTALLGAAAGFMLLRRRRK comes from the coding sequence ATGAAATTGTCCCGTTCCTCATTCATCCTCGGAACCTCGATCGCCACCATGCTCGTTTCCTACACCGGTGTCCATGCCGCCGGTATCTGGGATGGCACCACCGGAAACTTCGATGTGGCCACGAACTGGGACAACGATGTGGTTCCCGGTCCGATCAATGTGGATGTCAGCAACAACGGGACCGTCATCATCGACACCAACCACACGACCAACGACATCCTGACCGGCACCGTCGGCACCAGCACCACAAGCACCTGGCAGCAGGATGCCGGAGTGGTGACCATGGGCGGTGGCTGGTTCCGCATGGGCACGGCGACGAACGCCGGCGGCACCTACAACCTGAACGGGGGCTCGCTCGCCGCCCGCGGACAAATCAACATCGGTGAGGCGAACGGCACGGCCGGAGCCACCGCCACGCTCAACATCGCGGGCGGGACATTCACCAACACCGGTAGCGCGGATCGCCAGAACATCGTGGTCGGCGGCCGTCTGAACCTGGCAAACGCCGGCAAGGGCGTGCTCAACATTTCAGCCGGCCAGCTCGACAACAGTTCCGAGCTGTGGGTCGGTGCGGGCACCGGCAGCCAGGGTGTCATGAACATCAGTGGCGGAACCGTCAACCAAGCGCAATGGCTGGCGGTTGGAAGGTCGGGAGGGACAGGCGTCCTCAACATGACGGGCGGCACTTTCAACAAAGCGGCGAATGCCGGCAGCGCCACCATCATCGGAGCCAGCGGCGCCGGTTCCGGGACTCTCAACCAGACCGGCGGACTCTTCAACATCACGGCGGGTGAGACATGGATCGGTGAAACCAGCACCGGCGTCTGGAACGTCTCGGGCGGCAGCGCGAACCTGGGTGTCCTCACGCTGGGCCAGGGAGGGGCTGGAAATGGAACTCTCAACATGCAGAACGCGGCGAGCGGCCTGACCGGCGCTCTCGCCAACGGCGGCGGCACGCAGACGGTCACCGCCACCACCCTGCGTCTCGGCAACAACGCCACGGCCACGGCCACAGTCAATCTGGATGGCGGAGTCCTTGCCGTGAACAACGTGGCCAAGGTCGCCGGCACCGCCACCTTCAACTTCAACGGCGGCACCCTGCGGGCCCGCACCAGTTCGGGTGCCTTCATGGGCGGTCTGAACAACGCCTTCGTCAAGGCGGGCGGCGCGATCATCGACAGCAATGGCAACGCCATCACCATCACGCAGAACCTCCTGACGGATGCCGTTTCCACCGGCGGCGGCCTGACCAAGAACGGCACGAACGTGCTCATCCTGTCCGGTGCGAACACCTACACCGGAGACACGACCATCAACGCGGGGACGATCTCCTTCCAGCGCACCCAGTCCCTCCCGGGCTATACCACGGGCGGCGGCAGCGGTGCCGGGATGACCATCGCTCCGGGTGGTGGAATCGCGGTGGGTGTGGGAACCACCGGGTCCTTCACCGCGGCGGATTTCGACGCCATCCGCGCGAACACCAGCGGGAAGTTCAACCTTCCCGCCGGAGCGCACATCGGCATCGACACCACCGAGGCGACCACCGCGAACGGAAATGCGAACAACACGTTCACCTACGGTTCCGACATCACCGACACCGCGAACGGTTCGCTCGGATTCATCAAGGTCGGAGCGAACACGCTCGCTTTCTCCAGCTCCGCACACAGTTATACCGGTGCCACCGTCCTCAGCGGCGGGACACTCAGTGTCTCCTCGATCGCGAACGGAGGCGTGAACAGCGGCATCGGCGCATCTTCCTCCGCATCCTCGAACCTCGTCTTCAGCGGCGGTGGTCTGCTTCACACCGGAGGCGCCACCGTTTCGGACCGTGGCTTCACCATCGGACTCGGCGGTGGAACCATCGATACCGCGAACGACCTCACCTTCTCCGGCCAGGTTCTTTCCAACAGCACGGGTTCGTTCACGAAAAACGGCGCAGGCACCCTCAGCCTGACAAACACCACCGGCACCAACACCCTGGCGGGTGGAACCGGCGGCAATGCCCTCGGAGTCGTCGTCAACAACGGTCTGCTCCAGCTTGGCGGGACGACGGGAGCGCCGCTCGCCCAGACCAACCAGATCAATGCCGAACTCATCGTCGGCTCCGTCAACAGCGCCTCATCTCCCAATGCCGCGGTGGAGATCAACGGCGGCACGACCACCGTGACGAGTTACGTCGGAGTGGGTCGCGGAAACGGCACCAACAACGCCGCGACCAGCCTGACCCTCAACAACAACGCCGTTCTTTCCAGCGCGAATTTCTCGATCGGTTATTCCAACGGCGTGTCCGGCTACACCTCCTCGCCCACGGTGAATTTCAACGGCTCGTCCAGTTTCAGCACCGGGGGGGTCTTCCGCATCGGTGAATCGGCGAACGGGGTGGGTGGTGTCTCCACTGTCAATATCAACGGCACCGCGACCGTCAATCTCACCGGGGGCTCGTCACTGATCGCCGTCGGCGATGGCGGTGCGGGTGTGCTCAACCAGGCCGGAGGTACTCTCACCGTCACCAACAAGGTGGTTGTCGGAAACGCCGGGGGCACGGGAACCTACAATCAAACCGGCGGCACGCTCAATGCCAACGGCAACGTCACCCTTGCGGCCGGGGCGGGTGCGGCGAATTACAATCTGAAAGGCGGGGTGCTTGCCACCACCGCGGTTGTGAAAGGTGCGGGCGCGGGGGCCGGAAATCTCAACTTCGATGGAGGCACCCTCAAGGCCGGCGCCGCCAGCGCCACATTTGTCAGCGGTGTGACGACCAACGTGCTCGAGGGTGGAGCCATCATCGACAGCAATGGTTTCGGCGTCACCGTCACCTCGAATCTGGTCCACGGCGGAGTCGCAGGCATCGACGGCGGACTCACCAAACAAGGAACCGGCATCCTCACCCTCTCCGGAACGAACAGCTACACCGGAGCCACCCTCGTCAGCGCCGGAACGCTTCTGGTGACCGGGGCGCTCAGCGCCACCACTGGCGTCACCGTGGCCAACAGCGCGATTCTGGCGGGCACGGCCACCTCCATCGCGGGAAGCTCCATCGTCAACAGCGGAGGATCCATCAATCCGGGCAACGGTGGCGTCGGTGCCATCAGCTTTGAAAACCTCGACCTGCAAGGCATCTTCAATGCCGAGATCACCGGCAACGGAACGAACGACCGCATCAACACCAGCGGTGTGCTCAACCTTGGAAACAGCTCGTTGATCAACATCCTGCTCAGCTACAGCCCGCTGGCCGGAGACAGCTTCGATCTGGCGAACTTCGGCTCCTTCACCGGCGACAGCACGCCACAGTTCAGCTTCTCGCAACCGCTCGGTGGCGGTCTGACGTGGGATACCTCGCAATTCACCACCACCGGTGTCCTCACCGTGATCCCGGAACCGTCCACCGCCCTCCTCGGAGCAGCGGCCGGATTCATGCTCCTGCGCCGCCGCCGGAAGTGA
- the thrS gene encoding threonine--tRNA ligase, whose amino-acid sequence MSERKTLDERAQMTDLERVRHSSAHVMATAILRLWPDAQFAYGPPIENGFYYDFEMKHRVTPDDFEKIEAEMKKIAKENQKFEYKAISREEAKAMAESGRLGGLGERPGNPSRFKLDLIDKIPEGEQISCFQNGDFIDLCAGPHVGYTSKCKNVKLMSVSASFYLGDESKGSLQRLYGTAFENKEDLESHLTRLEEAKKRDHRRLGKELGLFHIDEMVGQGLILWKPKGALVRRALQEFITGELDKQGYSQVFTPHIGKLDLYRTSGHFPYYQESQYPAIAERDVLEKLADEDATCATLINGLSDGTYEGYLLKPMNCPHHIKIYASDHHSYRDLPVRLAEFGTVYRWEQSGELGGMTRVRGFTQDDAHLFCTPDQVAEEVTGCLELVKKVLKTLGMHEYRVRLSLRDPESDKYVGDPENWDKAEAALRHAVQTLGVDYTEELGEAAFYGPKIDFVVKDVIGRDWQLGTVQVDYNLPVRFGLTYVGADNAQHVPVMIHRAPFGSLERFTGLLIEHFEGKFPTWLAPEQVRVIPISEKTLEASEAATAKLADAGIRVTIDRTSEKVGAKIRTARLERVPYMIVLGQKEVDEGTVSIRRRDTEELETLPLEDFVAKVKSEIAERSL is encoded by the coding sequence ATGTCCGAACGCAAGACACTCGACGAACGCGCCCAGATGACCGACCTCGAAAGGGTCCGCCACTCCTCAGCCCACGTGATGGCCACCGCCATCCTGCGGCTCTGGCCCGACGCGCAGTTCGCTTACGGCCCGCCGATTGAAAACGGCTTCTACTATGATTTTGAAATGAAGCACCGCGTCACACCGGATGACTTCGAGAAGATCGAGGCGGAGATGAAGAAGATCGCCAAGGAGAACCAGAAGTTCGAATACAAGGCGATCTCCCGCGAGGAGGCGAAGGCGATGGCGGAAAGCGGCCGTCTCGGCGGACTCGGCGAGCGTCCGGGCAATCCCTCGCGCTTCAAGCTGGACCTCATCGACAAGATCCCCGAGGGCGAGCAGATCTCCTGCTTCCAGAATGGCGACTTCATCGACCTCTGCGCGGGTCCCCACGTCGGCTATACCTCCAAGTGCAAGAACGTGAAACTGATGTCGGTTTCCGCGTCATTCTACCTGGGTGACGAGTCGAAGGGCAGTCTCCAGCGTCTCTACGGCACGGCGTTCGAAAACAAGGAGGATCTGGAATCCCATCTCACCCGTCTGGAAGAGGCGAAGAAACGCGACCACCGCCGCCTCGGCAAGGAGCTCGGTCTTTTCCACATCGACGAAATGGTCGGCCAAGGACTTATCCTCTGGAAGCCCAAGGGCGCGCTGGTCCGCCGCGCTCTGCAGGAGTTCATCACCGGAGAGCTGGACAAGCAGGGCTATTCCCAGGTGTTCACTCCCCATATCGGCAAGCTGGACCTCTATCGGACATCCGGGCATTTCCCCTACTATCAGGAGAGCCAGTATCCGGCCATCGCCGAGCGCGACGTGTTGGAAAAACTCGCCGATGAGGACGCGACCTGCGCCACGCTGATCAACGGACTGTCGGACGGCACCTACGAGGGCTACCTGCTCAAGCCGATGAACTGCCCGCACCACATCAAGATCTACGCGAGCGACCACCACTCCTACCGCGACCTGCCCGTGCGGCTCGCGGAGTTCGGCACGGTGTACCGCTGGGAGCAATCCGGCGAGCTCGGCGGCATGACCCGCGTGCGTGGTTTCACACAGGATGACGCCCACCTTTTCTGCACTCCCGACCAGGTCGCGGAAGAAGTCACCGGCTGTCTCGAACTGGTGAAGAAGGTTCTCAAGACCCTCGGCATGCACGAATACCGCGTGCGTCTTTCCCTGCGTGACCCGGAGTCGGACAAATACGTCGGCGATCCGGAAAACTGGGACAAGGCGGAAGCAGCGCTGCGCCACGCCGTGCAGACACTGGGCGTGGACTACACCGAAGAACTCGGTGAAGCCGCCTTCTACGGACCGAAGATCGACTTCGTCGTCAAGGACGTCATCGGCCGCGACTGGCAGCTCGGAACGGTCCAAGTGGACTACAACCTGCCCGTGCGCTTCGGTCTGACCTACGTGGGAGCGGACAACGCCCAGCACGTTCCCGTGATGATCCACCGCGCGCCGTTCGGTTCGCTGGAGCGTTTCACCGGCCTGCTCATCGAGCATTTCGAAGGAAAATTCCCGACATGGCTCGCTCCCGAGCAAGTCCGGGTCATCCCGATCTCAGAAAAAACGCTCGAAGCCTCGGAGGCAGCCACCGCGAAACTCGCCGATGCCGGCATCCGCGTCACCATCGACCGCACCTCGGAAAAAGTCGGAGCCAAGATCCGCACCGCCCGCCTTGAGCGCGTGCCCTACATGATCGTGCTCGGTCAGAAGGAAGTGGACGAAGGCACCGTCTCCATCCGCCGCCGCGATACGGAAGAGCTGGAAACCCTGCCGCTGGAAGACTTCGTCGCGAAGGTGAAATCCGAGATCGCGGAACGGAGCCTCTGA
- a CDS encoding serine/threonine protein kinase, with protein MDPSEGRRARRDPRKEIEGAILETALGLEDPEAREVFLRQWFGNDPEGLERMRGLLKASAESASFFMEAREHRVSAARDAVEDMEPIQVAGVISPPIEGPGSHIGPYRLLGRIGEGGCGVVYEAAQDEPVSRKVALKIIRLGMDTEAVIARFEVERQALALMDHRNIARVLDAGATDTGRPYFVMELVKGERITRYCDAHRLDLPQRLELFIQVCHAIQHAHQKGIIHRDIKPSNILVESPDGVAVPKVIDFGIAKAAGADHQGRTQITERDQIIGTPAYMSPEQVDLRGIDIDTRSDIYSLGVLLYELLSGRPPFDEAALEKAGMSEMRRALLEDDPPVPSQRPAGEVVAENRRTDPSRLQSTLRGDLDAIVMKAMEKLRNRRYQTVNSLAMDVRRYLAHEPVLARRAGRLYHIGKFVRRNRVACLSGAAVAVSLVGGMGASTWLYVRERAAFSEQKRLAWEAEIARNKEFHLLEQAEARASISQVAGLLNRRQTGVSLSADNDFGGVAILLNEGKAEEADALLRENPLDSIEPSPDATRVFRTLGHWNAMRGRWHQALRCFQWLDQANRFDNIEGIIEGTDPMCLATLLAEFGKEEDYKKFRREALDRYLPVRSALAAEHLLKITLLRPLEAVELERLRQAAEMCASGRRSEYSGRDSFPQWDALALTMFHHRSGESRKVLEWSDRCFSFSGGRGDRERSTRCLRAISLHRLGDRDAALGQLAHARTLTPPPSGPEEELKLDIWLDWSVSRVLLKEAEAVAAE; from the coding sequence ATGGATCCTTCAGAAGGGAGGAGGGCGCGGCGCGACCCGCGGAAAGAGATCGAGGGGGCGATCCTGGAAACCGCCCTGGGCCTGGAGGATCCGGAAGCCAGGGAGGTTTTTCTCCGCCAATGGTTCGGCAATGATCCGGAGGGACTGGAAAGAATGCGTGGATTGCTGAAGGCTTCGGCGGAGTCCGCGTCTTTTTTCATGGAAGCCCGGGAACACCGGGTGTCCGCCGCGCGGGATGCTGTCGAGGACATGGAGCCCATCCAGGTGGCGGGAGTGATTTCACCACCCATCGAGGGACCCGGCTCACACATCGGCCCTTACCGGTTGCTCGGCCGCATCGGCGAAGGTGGCTGTGGAGTGGTGTATGAAGCAGCCCAGGATGAACCGGTATCCCGCAAGGTGGCATTGAAAATCATCCGTCTGGGAATGGATACCGAGGCGGTGATCGCCCGTTTCGAGGTTGAACGGCAGGCGCTCGCGCTGATGGATCATCGGAACATCGCCCGCGTGCTTGATGCCGGCGCCACGGATACCGGACGGCCCTACTTCGTGATGGAGTTGGTAAAAGGGGAGAGGATCACCCGCTACTGCGATGCCCATCGGCTGGATCTGCCACAGCGGCTGGAGCTTTTCATCCAAGTCTGCCACGCCATCCAGCACGCCCACCAGAAGGGGATCATCCATCGCGACATCAAGCCTTCCAACATCCTCGTCGAATCCCCGGACGGGGTCGCCGTTCCCAAGGTGATCGACTTCGGCATCGCCAAGGCCGCCGGTGCCGACCACCAGGGGCGGACCCAGATCACCGAGCGCGACCAGATCATCGGGACACCGGCCTACATGAGTCCCGAGCAGGTGGACCTGCGCGGCATCGACATCGACACCCGCAGCGATATCTACAGCCTCGGCGTGCTGCTTTACGAGTTGCTGAGCGGGCGGCCTCCCTTTGACGAGGCGGCGTTGGAGAAGGCCGGGATGTCGGAAATGCGTCGGGCCTTGCTGGAAGATGATCCCCCCGTGCCTTCACAACGGCCTGCTGGAGAGGTGGTGGCGGAAAACCGCCGGACGGACCCGTCACGATTGCAATCCACCCTGCGCGGCGATCTGGACGCCATCGTCATGAAGGCGATGGAAAAACTCCGCAACCGCCGCTACCAGACGGTGAACAGCCTCGCGATGGACGTGCGGCGCTATCTCGCGCACGAACCGGTGCTCGCCCGCAGGGCGGGGCGGCTGTATCACATCGGGAAATTCGTCCGCCGCAACCGGGTTGCCTGCTTGTCCGGCGCGGCTGTCGCCGTCTCGCTGGTCGGTGGCATGGGAGCGTCCACCTGGCTTTACGTGCGTGAGCGCGCGGCGTTTTCCGAACAAAAACGCCTCGCTTGGGAAGCGGAGATAGCCCGCAACAAGGAGTTCCATCTGTTGGAACAAGCTGAGGCGAGGGCCAGCATTTCACAGGTGGCAGGGCTTCTCAACCGCAGGCAGACCGGGGTGAGCTTGTCCGCGGACAACGACTTCGGCGGCGTCGCGATCCTGCTCAACGAAGGAAAGGCCGAGGAGGCGGATGCCCTGCTCCGTGAGAATCCGCTGGATTCCATCGAGCCGTCCCCCGACGCCACGCGCGTGTTCCGCACGCTGGGACATTGGAACGCGATGCGCGGCCGCTGGCATCAGGCGCTCCGTTGTTTCCAGTGGCTGGACCAGGCGAACCGGTTCGACAATATCGAGGGAATCATCGAGGGGACCGATCCCATGTGTCTCGCCACCCTGCTCGCCGAGTTCGGAAAGGAGGAGGATTACAAGAAATTCCGGCGGGAGGCGCTGGACCGTTACCTGCCGGTGCGCAGCGCGCTCGCGGCGGAGCATCTGCTGAAGATCACCCTGCTCCGGCCGTTGGAGGCCGTTGAACTGGAACGTTTGCGACAGGCTGCGGAAATGTGCGCTTCCGGCAGGCGGAGCGAGTATTCAGGGCGGGATTCTTTTCCGCAGTGGGACGCGCTGGCCCTGACGATGTTCCACCACCGTAGCGGGGAATCACGGAAGGTGCTGGAGTGGAGCGATAGATGTTTTTCCTTCTCCGGAGGCAGGGGGGATCGCGAACGCTCGACCCGCTGCCTCCGCGCGATCTCCCTGCATCGTTTGGGAGATCGGGATGCGGCGCTGGGCCAGTTGGCCCACGCCCGGACTCTGACACCCCCTCCTTCCGGACCCGAGGAAGAGCTCAAGTTGGACATCTGGCTGGATTGGTCGGTTTCCCGTGTCCTGTTGAAAGAGGCTGAAGCAGTGGCGGCGGAGTGA
- a CDS encoding PEP-CTERM sorting domain-containing protein, which translates to MKFDKTKTSRSILALGILLGASTACHATIIGFGNLGGNNTNIAAGFVSNASADGNGFVVSNGTTPDIALLWDNNWDIHTSNRFDPLEAQTIGGGAWDNESNIARIGQLDGGIHTIKFTPNAGFAVVLNSFDFAHTNETAGTTSWNLSLTDSSLNTVWTQTVGFTNGQTFTITPNFHGQLGQSYTLNFNRTASSYGSDGRHGIDNLSFNQSLVPEPSSAGLLGIAGLVLLKRRRK; encoded by the coding sequence ATGAAATTTGATAAAACAAAAACCTCCCGCTCCATTCTCGCATTGGGAATCCTGTTGGGAGCCAGCACCGCCTGTCACGCGACCATCATCGGTTTCGGCAATCTGGGCGGAAACAATACGAACATCGCCGCCGGTTTCGTGTCGAACGCGAGCGCGGACGGCAACGGTTTCGTGGTTTCGAACGGAACCACACCGGACATCGCCCTGCTTTGGGACAACAACTGGGACATCCACACCTCCAACCGTTTCGATCCGCTCGAAGCCCAGACGATCGGTGGCGGGGCTTGGGACAACGAGTCGAACATCGCCCGCATCGGCCAGCTGGACGGTGGGATCCACACCATCAAGTTCACCCCGAACGCGGGCTTCGCGGTGGTGCTCAATTCGTTCGACTTCGCCCACACCAACGAAACCGCAGGAACCACCTCATGGAATCTGAGCCTCACGGATTCCTCGTTGAACACCGTCTGGACGCAGACCGTGGGGTTCACCAATGGCCAAACCTTCACCATCACGCCGAATTTCCACGGCCAACTGGGCCAGAGTTACACGCTCAACTTCAACCGAACGGCCTCAAGCTACGGTTCCGACGGCCGCCACGGAATCGACAACCTGAGCTTCAACCAATCGCTGGTTCCCGAGCCGTCGTCAGCCGGTTTGCTGGGCATCGCGGGCTTGGTGCTGCTGAAGCGCCGCCGCAAGTAA
- a CDS encoding bifunctional UDP-3-O-[3-hydroxymyristoyl] N-acetylglucosamine deacetylase/3-hydroxyacyl-ACP dehydratase, which produces MSAAVQHTLAGQATLEGTSLHTGEKVTLTLKPAPEGHGFKFRRIDLPDQPFINADVDKVQTVERATTLAEGSVKVHTVEHVISALTGMGVDNALIEMDANEPPIGDGSSRPFVEMIKKVGIVPQNAIRKVWEIREPIHQEMGDGTIITIVPCKTFKVSVTNVGPEGRFTQYFSTEVTPEVYEKEISAARTFVYYEDVKPLLEKGLIKGGSLESAVVIRGNEIMSKESMRFHNEFARHKALDLIGDLMLAGVRILGHVIAVKPGHGPNTKMAARLKAEYTRMRSMVPADVNLPDGESVLDINEVMKILPHRYPFLMVDRIVSFEGDNLCTAIKNVTINEPYFAGHFPGHPIMPGVLQLEAMAQVSSVLMLRKPENTGKIGYFMSADNVKWRRPVMPGDTIFIQTEILRMRGSIGQTRARCLVNGEVASEAELKFALMDR; this is translated from the coding sequence ATGTCCGCAGCCGTCCAACATACTCTCGCTGGCCAAGCCACTCTTGAAGGCACTTCCCTCCATACCGGAGAGAAAGTCACACTCACTCTCAAACCCGCTCCGGAAGGCCACGGATTCAAATTCCGCCGCATCGATCTGCCCGATCAACCGTTCATCAATGCCGACGTGGACAAGGTCCAGACGGTCGAACGCGCGACGACCCTCGCCGAGGGATCGGTCAAGGTTCACACCGTGGAGCACGTCATTTCCGCCCTCACCGGCATGGGCGTGGACAACGCGCTCATCGAGATGGACGCCAACGAGCCGCCGATCGGCGACGGCTCTTCCCGACCGTTCGTGGAAATGATCAAAAAGGTCGGCATCGTGCCCCAGAACGCGATCCGCAAGGTGTGGGAAATCCGCGAGCCCATCCACCAGGAAATGGGCGATGGCACCATCATCACCATCGTCCCTTGCAAGACATTCAAGGTTTCGGTCACCAACGTCGGCCCGGAAGGACGCTTCACCCAGTATTTCTCCACCGAGGTCACTCCGGAGGTTTATGAGAAGGAAATCTCCGCGGCGCGGACCTTCGTCTATTATGAGGATGTGAAACCGTTGCTCGAAAAAGGACTGATCAAGGGCGGCTCCCTGGAGAGTGCCGTCGTTATCCGTGGCAATGAGATCATGTCGAAGGAATCGATGAGATTTCACAACGAGTTCGCCCGTCACAAGGCGCTCGACCTCATCGGCGACCTGATGCTTGCCGGCGTCCGCATCCTCGGCCACGTCATCGCCGTGAAGCCCGGCCATGGCCCGAACACCAAGATGGCGGCCAGGCTGAAGGCGGAATACACCCGCATGCGTTCGATGGTTCCCGCGGACGTGAACCTCCCCGACGGCGAGAGCGTGCTGGACATCAACGAGGTGATGAAAATCCTGCCGCACCGCTATCCGTTTCTCATGGTGGACCGCATCGTCAGCTTCGAAGGCGACAACCTCTGCACCGCGATCAAGAACGTCACGATCAACGAGCCGTATTTCGCCGGACACTTCCCCGGCCACCCGATCATGCCGGGAGTGCTCCAGCTTGAAGCAATGGCGCAGGTTTCCTCCGTTCTCATGCTGCGCAAACCGGAGAACACCGGAAAGATCGGCTACTTCATGAGCGCCGACAACGTGAAATGGCGCCGCCCGGTCATGCCCGGCGACACGATTTTCATCCAGACGGAGATCCTCAGGATGCGCGGCTCCATCGGCCAGACCCGCGCCCGCTGCCTCGTCAACGGCGAGGTCGCCTCCGAGGCGGAACTCAAGTTCGCGCTGATGGACCGGTGA